In Neoarius graeffei isolate fNeoGra1 chromosome 9, fNeoGra1.pri, whole genome shotgun sequence, one genomic interval encodes:
- the gpr18 gene encoding N-arachidonyl glycine receptor, translating into MQKNTSSDTISDGHLPPVFKIVSLVFYSIIFTVGLVVNLTALWVFALTTKRRSSVTVYMINVAVVDLIFIVLLPFRMVYYSEDYWPFGDMFCRINAALTILYPCLALWLFALISADRYVAIVQPRHSKELKNVHKALLSCVGIWIMTLGGAASLLFLEEDPDQFSNHTTCLKMHDIVYLRRDNPVHFARLAFFFLVPMLIMVGCYIIIVDNLIHGRTSKLKPNVKQKSIRIIITLIMQVLVCFVPFHVCFVLLLFENSDQDYSTWGAFTTFLMNMSTVLDIILYYIVSKQFQDRVISVILYRNYLRSVRRKSRHTGSVRSLSNLTSAMI; encoded by the coding sequence ATGCAAAAGAACACATCTTCGGACACCATCTCGGATGGTCATCTCCCTCCAGTATTCAAAATAGTCAGCCTGGTGTTCTACAGCATCATATTCACTGTCGGCTTGGTGGTCAATCTCACAGCCCTCTGGGTCTTTGCTCTAACTACAAAAAGAAGGAGTTCCGTCACTGTTTACATGATCAATGTGGCTGTGGTGGACCTCATCTTCATTGTCCTGCTTCCCTTCAGAATGGTCTATTACAGTGAGGACTACTGGCCATTTGGTGATATGTTCTGCAGAATCAATGCAGCACTAACCATACTCTATCCATGCCTGGCTCTCTGGCTGTTTGCCCTCATTAGTGCTGACCGTTATGTAGCCATAGTTCAGCCGCGGCATAGCAAAGAGCTAAAGAATGTACACAAGGCCTTGCTGTCATGTGTGGGTATCTGGATCATGACCCTCGGTGGTGCAGCATCACTTCTTTTCCTTGAGGAAGATCCGGATCAGTTCTCCAACCACACCACCTGCCTGAAGATGCATGACATTGTCTACCTGCGCCGTGACAACCCTGTCCACTTTGCTCGTCTGGCTTTCTTTTTCTTAGTGCCCATGCTTATTATGGTGGGCTGTTATATCATCATTGTGGACAACCTGATCCACGGGCGCACATCCAAACTCAAGCCCAATGTGAAGCAGAAATCCATCCGTATCATCATCACATTGATCATGCAGGTGCTGGTGTGTTTCGTACCCTTCCATGTCTGCTTTGTACTCCTGCTCTTTGAGAACAGTGACCAGGACTACAGCACCTGGGGTGCATTCACAACCTTCCTGATGAATATGAGTACAGTGTTGGACATTATACTGTACTACATAGTTTCGAAGCAGTTTCAGGACCGAGTGATCAGTGTGATCCTCTATAGGAACTATCTGAGAAGCGTGCGAAGGAAGAGTCGACACACAGGAAGTGTACGCTCTCTCAGTAACCTTACTAGTGCCATGATATGA